In the Populus trichocarpa isolate Nisqually-1 chromosome 1, P.trichocarpa_v4.1, whole genome shotgun sequence genome, TtatgagtaaattaattagattaagcTATCTGATTAATTTCTTACTATtaagtaaatttaatattaaaaaataattttaatttacttgatGGTAATCTTAGGaggaaagtttgtaaaattgACCACGTCTGCAAGCCCTTCAATATACTGTTCGTCTCTTTCTCTAATGATTTTGCTTTTGTGCAAGatttgaatatgaaaatttagttttccTACTTGCTTGTCCTATAGTCTTTTGTTTTTAGAGTAGCTTATCCTATAGtattgttttctaattaaatacTATAAGAATAAAAGGAGAAGCAATTTACTAATTTGATTCTgcatacaaaaaaacaagaatttattttttcttgacgGAATACAATACAGAAAACCTTATTGAATGGAACGAATTCACGGTTGATTCTGATCTCCTCACGTTGCTCACTCACAAACATGATCTAGACAGCCAATTAATTAACGTTTTACTTTTTAAGCAAGAGCTGGAACCATCTAGCTGAACTTTTCAGATATCGTTTCAAATTATTCTTGAAATCAACGTAAGTCACACCGAAGCGAACAGTGTAGCCAGCATCCCATTCGAAGTCGTCCAAAAATGACCATATATAGTATGCCTTCACGTTAGCTCCCTTCCTGCATGCCAATGTTCAACCAATAGCTTAACATCCATCTTAACTACATCTTAATCCAGATATATCCAATAGTTTTTATACTAAGAAAGAAACTATAAAAAGTGTAAATTAGAAGGTCcataattcagaaatttttttatatgttttgccCTAGAAATGACGTTCCAGGAATTAATGTacatgataattaaaattaagatgtTGAAATATATACTAACTGGATAGCTTTCAAAAGATATGAGAGGTGGGCACTGTGGTATCTTATTCTCCAACTATCCTTGAGGGCAAAGGCAATCGGTCGCGACGCATTTTCAGCAATTCCTGCCAAGAAGAACACATTAGTCAGTCGTTGACAAAACCATGTTAgttagtttaaattattgaaaaataaaaaataaaatagcagcTGCATGTCTTACCATTTTCAGTAATAAAAACTGGTggatttttgtaattatatttgatGTACAGCAGAACATCTTGTATTCCCCTCGGGTAGACGTAAAGCCAGTTCAAGTCAGTCTGCAGCACATCATTTACACCATAATTAATCTTCTTATTAATTAGATTCTGTAAGGCAGTGAATGATTCAAAATCCTTTGCCCTTAATCTCTATATATTcggaaatctaaaaaaaataaacaaataaaaaaccgTACCGGTGTGCCGATGGGAACTCCATTTTTCTCAGCTGTGAtgacaaaaacatatttgtgagataaattaatatatatatttcgtcAAATAAACCCTAATTAAAACAAGGCACAGAAAATTGAGCATACTAGTTTGACTGACACGCCTATCGTCAGTATAACTAAGGTTAGCCCCGGTAGCTTTCAAAGGAATGCTTTCTGCATAATTTGTTGTATAGTAGTTTAAGCCAAGAAAATCGAGGGATCCTTTTAGCATTGCAGACTGTTCTTTGGTAAATTTGGGCAGTCGATTTCCAACCAAAGATCTCATGCTATCGGGGTAATCACCAAATGTAATTGGATGTGCAAACCTATAaagtataaaaatgaaattgatcaATATCAATAATATGATGTTTTAGGCACTAATTCATTAATCatcattaaagaaaagaattcGAAATTCTACTGAGTCGTTAAGTATTAAATTACCATCCAAACATGAAATCCAAAGCTCTGGAAACAGCTATGCGGTCAGCAGTTGTATTAAATTTTGGTACGAACCAATGGCTTACGATTGTAATTCCAATTTGCCCCTTTTGAATAGCCTGCACAAAATCCAAGCAAGCTCATTGAAACTTTGAGTACTAAACGCTTTAATAGTTcttaaatgttaaaagataaagcttAGTTCAATAATTTTGAAGGATACAAACCTGGTACTTGTCCTTGTATACTTTAACGGCAGCTCCATGGCTAAGAATCATGTTGTGGGCAGCAACATAGGGCTCGACGGCAGAGTTGCCCCCAGGGCAGTTTCCAAGAGTTTTAGAACATCGACCGGGTGCAAAGGAACCGAAAGTGTAACCATTAATAGCCAGCCCATTTGGTTCGTTCATTGTTATCCAATATTTCACTCGATCACCAAATGTTTTGAAGCAAAAGTCTGCATACTCTGCAAAATCATCTCTgctcaaaaaatttgaaagttaG is a window encoding:
- the LOC18094966 gene encoding vicianin hydrolase gives rise to the protein MAIRGPLLVLFLALICLVATTHGAKPSPLVPFSRSSFPPGFLFGAGSAAYQIEGAALIDGRGFSIWDKFTREHPEKIWDRSNGDVASDFYHKFKDDIKLMKRVGLDTFRLSFSWSRILPKGKVSRGVNPLGVKFYNNVINELLHNGIKPLVTLLHYDPPQSLYDEYGGFLSSKIVDDFAEYADFCFKTFGDRVKYWITMNEPNGLAINGYTFGSFAPGRCSKTLGNCPGGNSAVEPYVAAHNMILSHGAAVKVYKDKYQAIQKGQIGITIVSHWFVPKFNTTADRIAVSRALDFMFGWFAHPITFGDYPDSMRSLVGNRLPKFTKEQSAMLKGSLDFLGLNYYTTNYAESIPLKATGANLSYTDDRRVSQTTEKNGVPIGTPTDLNWLYVYPRGIQDVLLYIKYNYKNPPVFITENGIAENASRPIAFALKDSWRIRYHSAHLSYLLKAIQKGANVKAYYIWSFLDDFEWDAGYTVRFGVTYVDFKNNLKRYLKSSARWFQLLLKK